One Schlesneria paludicola DSM 18645 DNA segment encodes these proteins:
- a CDS encoding efflux RND transporter permease subunit, translated as MTVTTRPWLVRLTNILLNYRGWWLCFAIATTLAAAVPASRLQFDQSIESLYAKDNARLAAWRDSKRLFGGDEFVVVAYTDPELFEPGGDKLNPAAAERIEALAEKLRTVPGLQADSFQHLAHALQAPFGRSIIRKLMEGILVGTDEKTTSIFCRLEPPGTASIPRSETYRRVREIADANTPPAAVVGEPVQVHDMFRYVEEDGATLGLASSALLMTVIFALFRSLRWMILPLLVVQVTLFWTKGLLVVSGMQLSMVSSMLNSLVTIIGIATVMHITLKYRENRASAEPVEALRKTMLDLTVPIFWTIATTAAGFAALLTSHIAPVASFGIMMTLATLLVMVACAIVLPGSILIGESQRIPGKAPAEDRVSRALGHLTVWVEHRPLLVGAGMAALTAFCGAGLFYLKVETDFSKNFRANSPIVRSLDLFETRLGGAGTWEVNFPAPNELDPDFLSEVRELAAELRDLEDQNSPGRLTKVVSITDGLDVLTFLPLSWRISALERMQPDFITSLYNAQDGRMRIMLRARERQPSETKLKLIDDVEATARRHFPEARATGLFVLLTYLIESLMDDQLGSFLIAAAAIVILMTMAYHSFAFGSILLIPNLFPIVLVIGTMGWIGLPVNLATAMIASVSMGLTVDSSIHYLAGYTDARRRGLSYSAALKSTHQGVGLALVFANVALVVGFSVLTLSHFIPLVYFGILVSVAMLGGLMGNLILLPLLLRIVDRR; from the coding sequence ATGACCGTCACGACTCGCCCCTGGCTCGTCCGCCTGACGAACATTCTGCTGAACTACCGCGGCTGGTGGCTGTGTTTCGCAATCGCGACAACGTTGGCCGCTGCCGTCCCCGCGTCACGCCTGCAATTCGATCAGTCGATCGAGTCCCTGTACGCGAAAGACAATGCTCGACTCGCCGCCTGGCGTGACAGCAAACGATTGTTTGGCGGTGATGAATTTGTCGTTGTCGCCTATACCGACCCGGAACTCTTCGAACCGGGTGGCGACAAGCTGAACCCGGCGGCCGCAGAACGAATCGAGGCTCTCGCCGAAAAGCTGCGGACCGTCCCCGGCCTGCAAGCCGATAGCTTCCAGCACCTGGCTCATGCACTGCAGGCCCCCTTCGGACGTTCCATCATCCGCAAGCTGATGGAAGGCATCCTGGTCGGCACCGACGAAAAAACCACCTCGATCTTCTGCCGACTTGAACCGCCCGGAACCGCATCGATCCCCCGCTCCGAAACGTATCGACGCGTTCGCGAGATAGCGGATGCGAATACGCCACCCGCCGCCGTGGTGGGAGAACCGGTGCAGGTTCACGACATGTTCCGCTATGTCGAAGAAGACGGCGCGACTTTGGGGCTGGCATCATCCGCCCTGCTGATGACCGTCATCTTCGCGTTGTTCCGGAGCCTGCGATGGATGATCCTACCCCTTCTGGTCGTGCAAGTTACGCTGTTCTGGACCAAAGGACTGCTGGTCGTCAGTGGCATGCAGCTCAGCATGGTCAGCTCGATGCTGAATTCGCTCGTGACCATTATCGGAATCGCGACCGTGATGCACATCACGTTGAAATATCGCGAGAACCGTGCGAGTGCGGAACCGGTCGAGGCATTGCGCAAGACAATGCTCGACCTCACGGTGCCAATCTTCTGGACGATCGCAACCACAGCCGCGGGATTTGCTGCCCTGCTGACTAGCCACATCGCACCCGTGGCCAGCTTTGGCATCATGATGACGCTGGCCACACTGCTGGTGATGGTCGCCTGTGCCATCGTACTGCCGGGCAGCATCCTCATTGGCGAGTCGCAACGGATTCCCGGCAAGGCACCTGCGGAAGATCGTGTGTCGCGAGCCCTGGGGCATTTGACCGTCTGGGTCGAGCATCGTCCACTGCTTGTGGGTGCCGGGATGGCCGCCCTGACGGCATTCTGCGGCGCGGGACTTTTTTACCTCAAAGTCGAGACCGATTTCAGCAAAAACTTTCGCGCGAACAGCCCGATTGTGCGCTCCCTGGACCTGTTTGAAACGCGACTCGGCGGCGCTGGAACCTGGGAAGTGAACTTTCCTGCCCCGAATGAACTCGATCCCGACTTCCTCTCAGAAGTTCGTGAACTGGCTGCGGAACTGCGCGACCTCGAAGATCAGAACTCACCCGGCCGACTGACAAAAGTGGTCTCGATTACCGACGGACTGGACGTGCTCACATTCCTGCCGTTGTCCTGGCGAATCTCGGCCCTCGAACGAATGCAGCCAGACTTTATCACCAGTCTGTACAACGCGCAGGATGGCCGCATGCGAATAATGCTGCGTGCTCGCGAACGCCAACCTTCAGAAACCAAGCTAAAGTTGATTGACGATGTCGAAGCGACCGCGCGACGACACTTTCCGGAAGCACGCGCCACGGGCCTGTTTGTACTGCTGACATACTTGATCGAAAGCCTGATGGACGACCAGCTCGGTAGCTTCCTGATCGCCGCCGCCGCCATTGTGATCCTGATGACAATGGCGTATCACAGCTTCGCGTTTGGATCAATTTTACTGATTCCCAATCTCTTTCCGATTGTGCTGGTCATCGGGACGATGGGCTGGATCGGGCTTCCGGTCAATTTGGCGACGGCCATGATCGCCAGCGTTTCGATGGGGCTAACCGTGGACTCGAGTATTCACTACCTCGCTGGCTACACGGATGCCCGACGTCGCGGATTGAGCTATTCTGCCGCACTGAAAAGCACGCATCAAGGCGTCGGGTTGGCACTCGTTTTTGCCAACGTGGCGCTGGTCGTCGGGTTTTCCGTCCTGACACTTTCTCATTTCATTCCACTGGTGTATTTCGGGATCCTGGTCAGCGTCGCCATGCTGGGGGGGCTGATGGGAAATCTCATCCTGTTGCCACTCCTGCTGCGAATCGTTGATCGACGCTGA
- a CDS encoding exo-alpha-sialidase translates to MLAGRWVPADPLLINFETLPQIPGEHAIVSDVRVPGGDLTRVEKSKGGVNQHNYLIHHDHQFWIMWSDGPGVEDRVGQRVKFATSPDGKRWSTPEFLTPEPPNSGPQSEFYGTRTAKGLRWIARGFWKRNDELLAIASLDEAAGFFGPSLSLRAFQWNNANRTWVDRGVICDNAINNFPPERLPDGQWMMSRRMHDYKTTGVHFLVGGTDAIDAWKSFPVLGSSSELAAEEPLWWVLPDNRLLALFRDNRHSGFLYRSFSRDNGQTWDTPVRTNFPDATSKIHGLRLRDGRYVLVSNANPKKRDPLVISLSNDGVTFTQMGKLVGGRHVDYPHVMEHDGKLLVAFAGGKQTVELLQVRLDELTKELNRQQPEGD, encoded by the coding sequence ATGCTCGCGGGCCGTTGGGTGCCCGCCGATCCCCTGCTCATCAATTTTGAGACGCTTCCGCAAATCCCCGGCGAGCACGCCATCGTCAGCGATGTCCGCGTTCCCGGCGGCGATCTCACGAGAGTCGAAAAATCCAAAGGCGGGGTGAACCAGCACAACTACCTGATCCATCATGACCACCAATTCTGGATCATGTGGAGCGACGGCCCTGGGGTTGAAGACCGCGTCGGACAACGCGTGAAGTTCGCCACCAGTCCCGACGGCAAGAGGTGGTCAACGCCCGAATTTCTGACGCCCGAGCCACCCAATTCGGGCCCTCAATCCGAATTCTACGGCACACGAACAGCCAAGGGCCTGCGTTGGATCGCACGGGGGTTCTGGAAACGAAACGATGAACTGTTGGCGATCGCCTCATTGGATGAAGCCGCCGGGTTCTTTGGCCCCAGTCTTTCGCTCCGCGCGTTCCAATGGAACAACGCCAACCGCACCTGGGTTGATCGAGGTGTGATCTGCGACAACGCAATCAACAACTTCCCGCCCGAACGTCTTCCCGACGGCCAATGGATGATGTCGCGGCGGATGCATGACTATAAGACGACGGGAGTCCATTTTCTGGTCGGAGGCACGGACGCAATCGATGCCTGGAAGTCATTCCCGGTGCTCGGTTCCAGCAGCGAACTTGCCGCAGAAGAACCATTGTGGTGGGTTTTGCCCGACAATCGCCTGCTGGCCCTGTTCCGCGATAACCGACACAGTGGCTTCCTTTACCGCTCGTTCTCCAGAGACAACGGCCAAACCTGGGACACCCCCGTTCGTACCAATTTCCCTGACGCGACGTCCAAAATCCACGGCCTGAGGCTACGTGATGGACGATACGTTCTGGTGTCGAATGCGAACCCCAAAAAGCGCGATCCGCTGGTCATCTCGCTCAGCAATGACGGGGTCACATTCACCCAAATGGGCAAATTAGTCGGTGGCCGCCATGTCGACTATCCACACGTGATGGAACACGATGGAAAGCTACTGGTCGCCTTCGCGGGTGGAAAGCAAACCGTCGAACTGCTGCAGGTCCGCCTGGATGAACTGACCAAGGAACTGAACCGGCAGCAGCCTGAAGGCGACTAA
- a CDS encoding WD40 repeat domain-containing serine/threonine protein kinase: MTQSPLDPEIELSEQLVKFDEALAAGIAPTLPPLNDPKLQSRFEQAQACLQFLDRDRRQQRLAITSRQDTAPPHNWPSTTTESESPDVNSRQTETVIQFELLSTSDRSSASAASGIPTRHVTAETIAEGDDISTLGSGHRIGRFQLIRRLGSGGFGVVYLANDPVLHRLVALKIPRPETLATPDLQRRFVRESQLAAKLTHPHLVPVYEAGQAGPISYQVTAYCAGGALSSWLRNDHTSNQDTAPDERLMHNSESPSPPINSPQQHKLPIHVAVELMIGLAEGVHHAHQHGILHRDIKPTNILLHPKGDPSGKRDSVLPGSVPLADLCNAFEPMVSDFGLARLLDDFEETSPPQIGDSRTPSATLMAGTPQYMAPEQLEGRGAKIGPETDIYSLGAVLFEILTGRLAFSFQPPQSKSGHAVIQQKIPNLPKDLAAICLKCLSPQPASRYATASALAHDLRAFTRGEAVIARPWSMHERFAKWSRRRPAVASLVVLVSCLLVALFAVGGWHLNQLRKLNNQLVATIEEREIQTQHAIKQSDRANEQAKIAMEKTELAMLHGLRSEKLACFANQREYAATMLRADDFWQKQQIRPMAALLQQYLPRPDRDADDPRGFEWRYLFAKGQSLRDLAGHMEQVLATAVTPEGDLCYSISEEGTIRRWDAHCGALLAVWPIPELMNEHVAHINSQATRAIFRHFSSGQQELILWDLQAGKELFRKPLGEFEVRRVVIAPDGSWAAVGVSGKDIPPTILTLDLNSQVLTTNVLTPAAPNTQYSVDAVAISPNGKQLWASLQSSLPSLPIHGIVIKCALKVQTVSAGEFPKPPEIGEWSTIKSKIKGINEALTFSPDGEFIAIGMQFPSSFEIRNTMDGALIQATPDLKGPAGACAFDASGENLIIGSLTPTYSQDHEAWSELMQGNETLLPELKFWKFQDGLRATTELQLPQAMSCISRHEPTGTWAIGDDGGRLILWRPGPVKPYRELKGHQPSEAWGLAFAPDGKTLYSVGDDAFLRGWDVRTGEELQASMKHTSLVSCIAVSPDGRWVATGSYSDDVVIWRADTLQVQMRLNGHTDDVRTLAFSPDSKVIASAGRDCTIRRWNVPEGTFITHAEMEGGTVRSIAFQTNDQLLAVHSFGRIQSWASSGLCKLIRNEKSETQCLALSPVGIKWLRDIHSTETLADSMITTGPNELLLYGKKNGMVKLLHLPTGKILMEHNYATIGIRSVAFSPDGRNFAVASNDCAIHIWNVPAGQEVLTIPNLPAPANQIAFSPSGDSLAAALHDGTIRIWDAPFIERSKQSHLQSSRKHHTNRSDD, encoded by the coding sequence ATGACTCAATCGCCCCTCGATCCAGAAATCGAGCTGAGTGAACAGCTTGTCAAGTTCGATGAAGCCCTCGCTGCGGGGATCGCGCCAACCCTGCCACCGCTCAACGATCCTAAATTGCAGTCACGATTCGAACAGGCCCAAGCTTGTTTGCAATTCTTGGATCGGGATCGGCGACAACAACGGCTCGCGATTACTTCGAGGCAAGACACTGCCCCGCCCCACAACTGGCCATCCACAACGACCGAGTCAGAGTCGCCTGACGTGAATAGTAGGCAAACCGAGACGGTGATCCAATTCGAATTGCTATCGACGTCCGATCGATCTTCCGCTTCCGCAGCATCTGGAATACCGACCCGCCACGTCACTGCTGAGACGATCGCAGAAGGAGATGACATCTCCACCTTGGGTAGCGGGCATCGAATTGGACGATTTCAACTGATCAGGCGGTTGGGTTCGGGTGGGTTCGGTGTCGTCTACCTGGCCAATGATCCGGTTCTGCACCGGCTGGTCGCATTAAAGATCCCGCGGCCCGAAACGTTGGCGACGCCGGATCTCCAAAGACGATTCGTCCGCGAGTCACAACTCGCGGCAAAGCTCACCCATCCACATCTGGTCCCAGTGTATGAAGCTGGACAGGCAGGTCCGATCAGCTACCAGGTCACGGCCTATTGCGCGGGCGGAGCCCTTTCTTCATGGCTTCGCAATGACCACACATCGAATCAGGACACGGCCCCCGATGAACGATTAATGCACAATTCTGAGTCTCCATCTCCACCAATCAATTCCCCACAGCAACACAAATTGCCGATTCATGTCGCTGTCGAATTGATGATCGGACTGGCAGAAGGTGTCCATCATGCCCATCAGCATGGAATTCTTCACCGGGATATCAAGCCGACAAATATTCTGTTGCACCCCAAGGGTGACCCTTCAGGAAAACGAGATTCAGTTCTTCCTGGTTCGGTGCCACTCGCAGATCTCTGCAATGCCTTCGAACCGATGGTCAGTGACTTTGGTTTAGCTAGATTACTCGATGATTTCGAAGAAACGAGCCCACCCCAAATTGGAGATTCGCGGACGCCGAGCGCCACGCTGATGGCGGGTACTCCGCAGTACATGGCACCCGAGCAACTAGAAGGGCGCGGCGCGAAAATCGGCCCCGAGACCGACATCTATAGCCTGGGTGCGGTGTTGTTCGAGATTCTCACGGGACGGTTGGCGTTTTCGTTTCAGCCGCCCCAATCCAAGTCGGGGCATGCGGTCATCCAGCAGAAGATCCCGAATCTTCCCAAAGATTTGGCTGCAATCTGCCTGAAATGTCTCTCACCCCAACCCGCTTCTCGGTATGCCACAGCAAGCGCTCTCGCACATGACTTGAGAGCGTTCACCCGCGGGGAAGCAGTCATCGCTCGGCCATGGAGCATGCACGAAAGGTTTGCGAAGTGGTCCCGTCGACGGCCTGCCGTTGCCTCGTTGGTCGTGTTGGTGAGTTGCCTGCTTGTCGCCTTGTTCGCAGTCGGGGGCTGGCACCTCAACCAACTCAGAAAACTGAACAATCAACTTGTCGCAACCATCGAAGAACGTGAAATCCAGACACAGCATGCGATAAAGCAGTCTGATCGAGCCAATGAGCAAGCCAAAATCGCCATGGAGAAGACCGAGCTCGCGATGCTTCATGGCCTGCGCTCAGAGAAATTGGCCTGCTTCGCAAATCAGCGCGAGTACGCAGCCACCATGCTCAGGGCGGACGACTTTTGGCAGAAACAACAAATTCGTCCGATGGCTGCACTGCTACAGCAATATTTGCCTCGTCCAGACAGGGATGCTGACGATCCTCGTGGATTCGAATGGCGGTATTTGTTTGCCAAAGGGCAAAGCCTTCGAGATTTGGCCGGGCATATGGAACAAGTGTTGGCGACCGCTGTGACACCGGAGGGCGATCTCTGTTATTCCATTTCGGAAGAGGGGACGATCCGCCGCTGGGATGCTCACTGCGGTGCGTTACTCGCAGTTTGGCCAATTCCTGAACTTATGAACGAACATGTCGCTCATATTAACAGCCAAGCGACTCGCGCCATCTTTCGGCACTTCAGTTCCGGACAGCAAGAACTCATTCTGTGGGATCTTCAGGCGGGAAAGGAACTTTTCCGGAAGCCACTTGGCGAGTTTGAAGTCAGAAGAGTTGTCATCGCGCCGGATGGAAGCTGGGCCGCCGTGGGAGTGTCAGGAAAAGACATCCCTCCAACCATCTTGACGCTGGACCTCAATTCCCAAGTTTTGACCACGAACGTCCTGACGCCAGCCGCTCCCAACACCCAATACAGCGTCGATGCCGTCGCAATTTCCCCCAACGGCAAACAGCTTTGGGCCAGCTTGCAGTCTTCACTTCCGAGCCTGCCGATTCACGGCATCGTGATCAAATGCGCACTTAAGGTACAGACTGTTTCGGCAGGGGAATTCCCTAAGCCACCTGAAATTGGCGAGTGGAGCACGATCAAATCGAAAATAAAGGGGATCAACGAAGCGTTGACATTCTCTCCCGATGGAGAATTCATCGCCATCGGAATGCAATTTCCGAGCAGTTTTGAGATCCGAAACACAATGGACGGTGCCTTGATTCAAGCAACACCAGATTTGAAGGGGCCTGCTGGCGCTTGTGCATTCGATGCGAGCGGAGAAAACCTGATCATTGGCTCGTTGACTCCGACCTATAGTCAGGATCACGAAGCATGGTCGGAACTTATGCAGGGCAATGAAACATTGCTGCCCGAATTGAAATTTTGGAAGTTTCAAGATGGCCTGCGTGCGACGACCGAGCTTCAATTGCCGCAAGCCATGAGCTGCATCAGTCGACATGAGCCCACCGGGACATGGGCGATCGGTGACGATGGGGGACGCCTGATCCTGTGGCGGCCTGGACCGGTCAAACCATATCGCGAGCTCAAAGGACACCAACCCAGCGAAGCATGGGGATTGGCATTCGCGCCTGACGGAAAAACTTTGTACAGCGTCGGCGACGACGCATTTTTACGTGGCTGGGATGTGAGAACAGGCGAAGAACTGCAAGCTTCGATGAAGCATACCTCGTTGGTGTCATGCATCGCAGTTTCACCGGATGGACGATGGGTCGCCACTGGCAGCTATAGCGATGATGTCGTCATCTGGCGGGCAGACACGCTTCAAGTCCAAATGCGATTGAACGGACACACCGATGATGTCCGCACGCTCGCGTTTTCGCCAGACAGCAAAGTGATCGCGAGCGCTGGTCGTGACTGTACGATCCGGCGATGGAATGTCCCTGAAGGAACATTCATAACACATGCCGAGATGGAAGGGGGAACCGTTCGATCGATCGCGTTTCAGACAAACGATCAACTTCTGGCCGTGCATTCATTCGGACGAATCCAGTCTTGGGCATCGTCTGGCTTGTGCAAGTTGATTCGCAACGAAAAGTCGGAAACCCAGTGCCTGGCACTTTCGCCTGTCGGAATAAAGTGGCTGCGCGATATTCATTCAACGGAAACCCTCGCCGACTCCATGATCACGACAGGACCGAATGAACTGTTGCTCTACGGCAAGAAAAACGGCATGGTGAAACTATTGCATCTGCCAACGGGGAAAATCCTGATGGAGCATAACTATGCGACCATCGGGATTCGATCCGTGGCCTTTTCGCCGGATGGCCGCAACTTTGCAGTCGCTAGCAATGATTGCGCAATCCATATTTGGAATGTTCCCGCGGGTCAGGAAGTCCTGACAATTCCCAATCTCCCCGCCCCTGCAAATCAGATCGCATTCTCACCAAGCGGCGATTCGCTCGCAGCGGCTTTGCACGATGGCACGATTCGAATCTGGGACGCACCATTCATCGAGCGATCCAAACAATCACACCTCCAATCCAGCAGAAAGCATCACACAAATCGATCAGACGATTGA
- a CDS encoding sigma-70 family RNA polymerase sigma factor: MAEAEHETTENEANAARLLAITKTGSGDALGPLLECYRTYLVLMADVELGPDLKVKASASDLVQESFLEAARDFSHFQGESPAQFQAWLRRILLNNIANIARDFRCTEKRNLSKEVSLSARDDDQSSSISLSSKDRTASSIVIRRETENALQQAIRRLPDHYQDLIRWRNYDRKSFDEIGRCLNKSDEAARKLWVRALELLQKELDSINDSIAPRSRNRAE; encoded by the coding sequence ATGGCCGAGGCTGAACACGAGACAACTGAGAATGAAGCCAACGCGGCAAGGTTACTGGCGATTACAAAGACCGGTTCAGGTGATGCGCTCGGTCCTCTTTTGGAATGTTACCGCACCTACCTTGTGCTGATGGCAGATGTCGAACTCGGCCCAGACCTTAAAGTGAAGGCAAGCGCATCTGATTTAGTGCAAGAATCCTTTCTTGAAGCAGCGCGGGATTTTTCTCACTTTCAGGGCGAATCACCGGCTCAGTTTCAGGCATGGTTGAGGCGGATTCTGCTCAATAATATTGCAAATATTGCACGTGACTTCCGTTGTACGGAGAAACGAAACCTTTCCAAAGAGGTGTCGCTGTCAGCCAGAGACGATGATCAATCGTCATCGATCTCGCTCTCCAGCAAGGACCGAACCGCAAGCAGCATTGTCATCAGACGAGAAACCGAGAATGCCCTCCAGCAGGCCATTCGACGACTGCCCGATCACTATCAAGATTTGATTCGATGGAGGAACTACGATCGCAAATCCTTTGACGAAATCGGCCGCTGTCTAAACAAATCGGATGAGGCTGCGCGGAAACTATGGGTCCGAGCGTTGGAATTGCTCCAAAAGGAACTCGATTCAATAAATGACTCAATCGCCCCTCGATCCAGAAATCGAGCTGAGTGA
- a CDS encoding lipase family protein, whose amino-acid sequence MPAITVNEYADIASKVKKASVAGRFRPAKFAYSTGWIHNGFAGCCYVDDAAKQCVIAFKGTGGYDADDSVEGAHKKGTIVSDLTADLKLSLGVIPNQASTAKSFFKQCAQTYSSYDLTVVGHSLGGYLTQVVSYWYGVNSVTFNAPGAWGDLQKACINLFKPQVMWRTIKAHAKDNGKCANFIHVGDIVGNFGLHRGETYRVCGISHAMKSIQDTLYNSKYGTKDPFSL is encoded by the coding sequence ATGCCCGCCATTACCGTGAACGAATATGCGGATATTGCCTCGAAGGTGAAGAAGGCCAGTGTCGCGGGCCGGTTCAGGCCAGCGAAGTTCGCGTATAGCACGGGGTGGATTCATAACGGTTTTGCCGGTTGTTGCTATGTTGATGACGCGGCGAAACAGTGTGTGATCGCGTTCAAAGGGACGGGTGGATACGACGCAGATGATTCGGTTGAGGGCGCTCATAAGAAGGGGACAATCGTCAGCGATCTGACCGCCGACTTGAAATTGTCTCTTGGGGTGATTCCCAATCAGGCCAGCACTGCGAAGAGTTTTTTCAAACAATGCGCACAGACCTATTCGTCATACGATTTGACGGTGGTGGGACATTCGCTGGGTGGGTATCTGACGCAAGTCGTTTCGTACTGGTACGGCGTCAATAGCGTCACGTTCAATGCACCAGGTGCCTGGGGTGATTTGCAAAAGGCGTGCATCAATCTTTTCAAACCACAAGTGATGTGGCGTACGATCAAGGCTCATGCCAAAGACAACGGCAAGTGCGCGAACTTCATTCACGTGGGTGACATCGTCGGCAACTTCGGTCTGCACCGAGGTGAAACCTATCGCGTTTGTGGGATTTCACATGCCATGAAGTCGATTCAAGATACGCTCTACAATTCAAAATACGGCACGAAGGACCCGTTTTCGCTGTAA
- a CDS encoding DUF1559 family PulG-like putative transporter has product MKQYLTPGTPKPHAATTSHRTAFSRMDLVGVLLVTFILLAMIPAWILSARSSASKLKCLCHIRQLGISVMNVSSNLGGGLPPLVDAVEITNQQGQTGTLNRTLMMSLLPALDHSSLRRNIEQNAVLAPSPDNPTSMTMSEADKISLDVFTCPVDLDAANTPGRLSYVANIGFISRDLFEGDPKGFHQLGSLNWHGTDAPDTSSDLQISGATGVFWRRHPDFAQTLDEISTNDGQSATLMLTENRQAGTWYDTDTARIGFGLPIAVNQQQVLFGAGTSLESSRRPLNTEFVGSTLGTQSSPEWRMNRGVTSRSEAAKARPSSLHAGGVFVMFCDASGKFLSGSIDAHVYVKLLTTNGISFGEQPFDPNAY; this is encoded by the coding sequence ATGAAACAATACCTCACCCCCGGCACGCCCAAGCCTCACGCAGCCACGACATCGCATCGAACCGCATTCAGTCGCATGGATCTGGTTGGCGTGCTTCTGGTCACCTTCATTTTGCTCGCCATGATTCCCGCTTGGATCCTCAGTGCGCGGTCGAGTGCGTCAAAACTCAAGTGCCTCTGTCACATCCGACAACTGGGCATCTCGGTGATGAATGTAAGCTCGAATCTGGGGGGCGGGTTACCTCCCCTCGTCGACGCTGTCGAGATCACAAATCAGCAGGGACAAACCGGAACACTGAATAGGACTCTGATGATGAGTTTGCTTCCGGCACTCGACCATTCCTCATTGAGAAGGAACATCGAACAGAATGCCGTGCTCGCCCCCTCGCCGGACAATCCGACAAGCATGACCATGTCCGAAGCGGACAAGATTTCGCTCGACGTCTTCACCTGCCCCGTCGATCTCGATGCCGCTAATACGCCGGGACGACTCAGCTACGTCGCCAACATCGGGTTCATTTCACGAGACTTGTTCGAAGGTGACCCCAAGGGCTTTCACCAACTGGGGTCTCTCAACTGGCATGGCACCGACGCTCCTGACACGTCGTCGGATCTGCAAATCAGTGGTGCCACAGGCGTGTTTTGGCGCCGCCATCCTGATTTCGCTCAGACCCTGGATGAGATCAGTACCAACGACGGCCAAAGCGCGACACTCATGCTCACAGAAAATCGACAGGCCGGAACCTGGTACGACACCGACACTGCCAGGATCGGGTTTGGCCTGCCAATCGCAGTGAACCAGCAACAGGTTCTTTTCGGTGCTGGCACGTCATTGGAATCATCACGGCGACCGCTGAATACGGAATTCGTAGGCAGCACACTTGGCACTCAATCGTCGCCGGAATGGCGCATGAATCGGGGAGTGACCTCGCGGAGCGAAGCAGCGAAAGCGCGCCCAAGCTCACTGCATGCTGGAGGTGTTTTCGTCATGTTCTGTGATGCCTCAGGCAAATTCTTAAGCGGCAGCATCGACGCGCACGTCTACGTAAAACTACTCACCACCAATGGAATCTCATTCGGAGAACAGCCGTTTGACCCGAACGCCTATTGA
- the rpsU gene encoding 30S ribosomal protein S21, translated as MVKLRLRDNEGINDAVKRFRKLVEHAGIKKEMRRREFYEKPSETRRRARRRAERRSRIQRMVGGSTMGGGAPSGGKPDR; from the coding sequence GTGGTTAAGCTGAGGTTGCGGGATAACGAAGGGATCAATGACGCGGTTAAGAGGTTTCGGAAACTGGTTGAACACGCAGGCATCAAGAAGGAAATGCGCCGCCGCGAGTTCTACGAAAAGCCCAGCGAAACCCGCCGTCGTGCCCGTCGCCGCGCCGAACGCCGCTCACGCATCCAACGCATGGTTGGTGGCAGCACAATGGGTGGTGGAGCACCATCCGGCGGCAAGCCAGATCGTTAA